The following are encoded together in the Culex pipiens pallens isolate TS chromosome 1, TS_CPP_V2, whole genome shotgun sequence genome:
- the LOC120429172 gene encoding glycosaminoglycan xylosylkinase homolog gives MTKRHRLYLLLTLVALLVLLIFSTNFYFIRWLAVDQEHPVPAQVHSRSLVPAVNESDALMKVVGRTASIQQLVETRVVKLKTVFKNRNPRYDPVKRGLVRSFGAKGYNISTVWKIASGWPSGNEIFPQKDEKIGKVIRALQEAQILRARNTPRGTQLKLVFDLAGKQSVLFKPSWYGRDARLEGPVYSGKDRHNSEVVAFHLGAILNLRWTPIVVGRKVSLTEIYAIADDELRATMIKNDTRQCVYGKCHYCRQSETVCDDSEGGTLEGALLLIIPGKFAKYRSPWQRTYQNGVSAEWERNDGYCAKVKEQLPLERLLDLIDAAVFDFLIQNGDRHHYETREDRVLLMDNGKGFGNAFKDHFDILAPLYQCCMIRRTTWERLLMFSGGALTETLRELNQIDLLNPLLTKEHYIGLERRLLLIYATVELCREKYGSKILK, from the exons ATGACAAAACGCCACCGCCTGTACCTGCTGTTGACCCTCGTTGCCCTGCTAGTCCTGCTGATATTCAGCACCAACTTTTACTTCATCCGGTGGCTCGCCGTGGACCAGGAACATCCCGTTCCGGCGCAGGTTCACTCGAGAAGTTTGGTTCCAGCGGTGAATGAGAGTGATGCATTGATGAAGGTGGTGGGACGGACCGCGTCGATTCAGCAGCTGGTCGAAACGCGGGTTGTTAAGTTGAAGACGGTGTTCAAGAACCGGAATCCAAGGTACGATCCGGTGAAGCGCGGGTTGGTGCGGTCGTTTGGAGCCAAAGGGTACAACATATCGACGGTGTGGAAGATTGCCAGCGGG TGGCCCAGTGGGAATGAGATCTTCCCTCAGAAGGATGAGAAGATTGGGAAGGTGATACGGGCTCTCCAGGAGGCCCAGATTCTGCGGGCCAGGAATACTCCTCGGGGAACGCAGCTGAAACTAGTCTTTGATTTGGCCGGCAAGCAGTCCGTTCTGTTCAAGCCGAGCTGGTACGGTAGAGATGCTAGGCTTGAGGGCCCGGTCTACTCCGGCAAGGATCGACACAACTCCGAGGTCGTGGCGTTTCATCTGGGAGCGATTCTGAACCTGCGGTGGACTCCGATTGTCGTGGGTAGGAAAGTCTCTCTCACGGAGATCTACGCAATAGCTGACGACGAGCTGCGAGCGACGATGATCA AAAACGATACGCGACAATGTGTCTACGGAAAGTGTCATTACTGCCGGCAGAGCGAAACCGTTTGTGACGACTCGGAAGGGGGAACCTTGGAGGGGGCTTTGCTGCTGATCATTCCGGGAAAGTTCGCCAAGTATCGATCACCCTGGCAGCGAACCTACCAAAACGGGGTAAGTGCCGAATGGGAGCGGAACGACGGGTACTGCGCGAAGGTCAAGGAACAACTTCCGCTGGAGCGATTGCTGGACCTGATCGACGCAGCGGTGTTCGATTTCCTGATCCAAAATGGCGACCGGCATCACTACGAGACCAGGGAGGATCGGGTCTTGCTAATGGACAACGGAAAGGGCTTCGGGAACGCGTTCAAAGATCACTTTGACATCCTAGCCCCACTTTACCAGTGTTGCAT GATCCGCCGGACCACGTGGGAGCGCCTTCTGATGTTCTCCGGCGGTGCTCTAACCGAAACGCTGCGCGAGTTGAATCAAATAGATCTGTTGAACCCCCTGTTAACCAAAGAGCACTACATCGGCCTGGAACGCCGACTTCTGTTGATCTACGCCACGGTAGAGCTGTGCCGCGAAAAGTATggcagcaaaattttaaaataa
- the LOC120429171 gene encoding uncharacterized protein LOC120429171, with protein MGKWLPLVGLGLAVLAVGLAKDGRFLQENEIGGADQEDDGEGDREELLARELIGNQVELLVNRSGVDVAELIRTNNGGLQNIPSERLRLRDIIGRSQLQYIDYKVEYGLRYDPKLAARQSQPPRSQPPVASVSYGANSIDESDIKADSSIPLVVVSTGGNRTWFAVKDNVTTFASSPVQNVMRPPTRVEQTLDLLGDRLKKLLLNSFVPNSTESRVIEKLKSPLTLFSLFNVVNFENAPCVARQGNLGSPLQGICYHEVQCSQLGGVPMDVCAGGFGVCCVFQLGCNDQTAQNISYFQSPGYPTAVRTKLTCSLTVALRWNTRQVLLELIFFEMGPPREGNCLEDQLIVTVQNTHRTYPILCGINSGQHLYLQVDREYSHFLYLTAVSNSDEPKAFNIRIIQLSELQAPEGCLQYFTGVNGYIKSFNYDDHSVLVTRREPGYLNNLNYAICIRRTPNFCSTTFSNVNEYGEENAFQLVNYDEDGASLTRPGTAGVEIYNCPDDFVALNYLRLCGERLNDGATSEDYGQNAPVVDDSGGPIVVPFRSNEELVGRGFKLMYKQEICQS; from the exons ATGGGGAAGTGGCTTCCGTTGGTTGGGCTGGGCTTGGCCGTCCTGGCGGTGGGTTTGGCCAAAGATGGACGGTTCTTGCAGGAGAATGAAATCGGTGGAGCGGATCAGGAAGATGACGGCGAAGGTGATCGAGAGGAGTTGTTGGCGCGGGAGTTGATCGGCAATCAGGTGGAACTGTTGGTGAACCGTTCCGGGGTGGATGTGGCAG AACTAATCAGAACCAACAATGGCGGTCTCCAAAACATCCCGTCGGAACGTCTCCGCCTGCGAGACATCATCGGCCGCAGCCAACTGCAGTACATCGACTACAAGGTGGAGTACGGCTTGCGGTACGACCCAAAACTGGCCGCCAGACAGTCACAGCCACCGCGGTCACAACCTCCCGTTGCATCAGTAAGTTACGGCGCCAACAGCATCGACGAAAGCGACATCAAAGCGGATTCGTCCATTCCGTTGGTGGTCGTTTCTACCGGTGGCAACAGAACCTGGTTCGCCGTCAAAGACAACGTAACGACCTTCGCGAGTTCACCCGTCCAGAACGTGATGCGACCTCCGACGAGGGTCGAGCAGACGCTGGACTTGCTGGGTGATCGACTGAAGAAGCTGCTGTTGAACAGTTTTGTTCCGAACTCGACCGAGTCCAGGGTGATCGAGAAGCTCAAGTCTCCGCTGACACTGTTCAGCCTGTTCAACGTGGTCAACTTTGAGAATGCTCCGTGCGTAGCACGGCAGGGCAATTTGGGCAGTCCGTTGCAGGGGATCTGCTACCACGAGGTGCAGTGCAGCCAGCTGGGTGGAGTTCCGATGGATGTGTGTGCCGGGGGGTTCGGAGTTTGCTGTGTCT TCCAATTAGGATGCAACGACCAGACGGCCCAGAACATCAGCTACTTCCAGAGTCCGGGCTATCCGACGGCGGTCCGGACCAAACTGACGTGCAGCCTGACGGTGGCGCTGCGCTGGAACACGCGCCAGGTGCTGCTGGAGCTCATCTTCTTCGAGATGGGACCCCCGCGGGAGGGCAACTGTCTGGAGGATCAGCTGATCGTGACGGTGCAGAACACCCACCGAACGTATCCGATCCTGTGCGGGATCAACAGTGGGCAGCACT TGTACCTTCAGGTGGATCGAGAGTATTCTCACTTTTTGTACTTGACAGCGGTGTCAAACTCGGATGAGCCGAAGGCGTTCAATATTAGAATTATTCAA ctTTCAGAGCTTCAAGCACCCGAAGGGTGTTTACAGTACTTCACTGGGGTAAATGGTTACATCAAATCCTTCAACTACGATGACCACTCGGTTCTTGTTACGCGCAGGGAGCCAGGATACTTG aacaACCTCAACTACGCCATCTGCATCCGACGAACGCCCAACTTTTGCTCGACGACCTTCTCGAACGTGAACGAGTACGGCGAGGAGAACGCGTTTCAGTTGGTCAACTATGACGAAGATGGCGCCAGCTTGACGCGCCCGGGCACGGCTGGCGTTGAGATCTACAACTGTCCGGACGACTTTGTGGCGCTCAACTATCTGCGGCTGTGCGGCGAACGGCTCAACGACGGTGCCACCAGCGAGGACTACGGCCAGAACGCGCCGGTCGTGGACGACAGCGGCGGGCCGATCGTGGTGCCGTTCCGGTCCAACGAGGAGCTCGTGGGGAGGGGGTTTAAGCTGATGTACAAGCAGGAGATTTGTCAGAGTTAA
- the LOC120429176 gene encoding NPC intracellular cholesterol transporter 1 homolog 1b: protein MSGANWKLSSAVLVLVVLQAAWGQDGEHHCVMYGVCNQIGIHHQNCPSNETAKPLDPQHSLYEEAVAIMKRRCGFMFEDESTPLCCDPFQLHQLDSNFKNGEGLFGRCETCLKNMLFSICNFACNPEQSRFLTAHTHESGYYVDKVDYRIDRDHVHGVYDSCKGIILPSSGKYAMDIACGGWESTRCTAERWFEYLGDAANNDYVPFTIEYHFEEDPDARYNQDVLHCDRAYNDSNSCSCVDCAESCPVSDPPEAAKPGFLVGDLNGVTFVVAVVVGGFGLAVILVSLFVKSSKRLPEFPKFCGGFPSVNAGLTTFFTRWGTYCAGHPVLILAISSWAIAGLCYGIIFLEITTDPVELWAAPESRSRIEKDYFDTRFAPFFRTTQMFIKPTKQDYFVHETPTGNVTFGPAFDKDFLLEVFALQEHIEQIGQAEGAGLEKICYAPMTAAGKETELSECTVQSVFGYFQNDYDKFNASYENWDGFEINYLNTINDCTRNAYLPACFGPYGGPVEPGIAVGGFPKPAMGESPDYRLATGVIVTILINNKADKERLGPAMEWEKKYIEFIEQYRNPAMDIAYSAERSIEDGIDAMSEAELYTVIISYVVMFVYITISLGKISGLRTFFKESKIILAVGGIVIVLVSVACSLGFFGYLRLATTMLTIEVIPFLVLAVGVDNIFMLVHAFQRVDRVETPNTAEAIGLALGQIGPSILLTSASECCCFAIGGLSPMPAVNTFAWYATVALFVDFVLQITAFVALMAIDERRTASGRLDLFCCIKADKESFKEERTGILEKLFGRYYAPFLMKKCVRLSVLAIFIVVSSLSLMVVPSVEPGLDQELSMPKESHLVKYFQFMADLLWMGPPVYFVLKPGLNYTHVDDQNMVCGGVLCNTDSVQTQLYLASLYPEITRIARPSSSWLDDYIDWLSIDGCCRYNATDGSFCMSTNTACPPCPKEFDDTGVRPTVAQFERYLEFFLSDLPDDRCAKAGRAAYLTAMNYVADSQGHVNVHDSYFMSYHTTVVKSRDFYEALEWARKITDDIQAMLDEQVPGVEIFPYSVFYVYYEQYLTIWGDTLLSLGLSLAAVFVVTFLVTGLDIVFSAIVLLMVFLIVLNMGGFMWLWNITLNAVSLVNLVMCVGIGVEFISHIVRSFKNESGTNVQRSALALTKTGSSVFSGITLTKFAGIIVLAFANSQIFQIFYFRMYLGIVLIGAAHGLILLPVFLSYVGPRSVKRVAAEVKTSNGTEFVQQEVSAPNEDTLLSSS, encoded by the exons ATGAGTGGTGCGAACTGGAAACTTTCGAGTG CGGTACTGGTTTTGGTGGTGCTACAAGCAGCATGGGGTCAGGACGGCGAACATCACTGCGTGATGTATGGAGTGTGTAACCAAATTGGGATTCATCATCAGAACTGCCCGTCTAATGAAACGGCGAAACCTTTGGATCCGCAGCACAGCCTGTATGAGGAAGCCGTTGCGATCATGAAGAGACGGTGCGGGTTCATGTTTGAAGACGAATCTACGCCACTGTGTTGTGATCCGTTCCAGTTACATCAGCTGGACAGCAACTTCAAGAATGGTGAAGGTCTGTTTGGACGGTGTGAAACCTGCCTGAAGAACATGCTGTTCAGTATCTGCAACTTTGCGTGTAATCCGGAGCAGAGTCGATTTTTGACGGCGCACACCCACGAAAGCGGATACTACGTGGACAAGGTCGACTACCGGATAGATCGGGATCACGTCCACGGGGTGTACGATTCGTGCAAGGGGATAATTCTTCCCTCGAGCGGAAAGTACGCCATGGACATCGCTTGCGGTGGCTGGGAATCGACCCGCTGTACGGCGGAACGCTGGTTCGAGTACCTGGGCGATGCGGCCAACAACGACTACGTTCCGTTCACGATCGAGTACCACTTTGAGGAGGATCCGGACGCGCGGTACAACCAGGACGTGCTGCACTGCGACCGGGCGTACAACGATTCGAACAGCTGTTCGTGCGTAGACTGTGCCGAGAGCTGTCCGGTGTCGGATCCACCGGAAGCGGCGAAGCCAGGCTTCCTGGTTGGTGATCTGAACGGAGTGACGTTCGTGGTGGCGGTCGTTGTTGGCGGGTTCGGACTGGCAGTGATCCTGGTTTCGTTGTTTGTCAAATCTTCCAAGCGGTTGCCGGAGTTCCCAAAGTTCTGCGGCGGCTTCCCGTCGGTCAATGCCGGACTGACCACGTTCTTCACACGCTGGGGAACCT ATTGCGCCGGCCACCCGGTACTGATCCTAGCCATCAGCTCCTGGGCGATCGCTGGGCTCTGCTACGGGATCATCTTCCTGGAGATCACGACCGACCCGGTCGAGCTGTGGGCTGCCCCGGAAAGCCGGTCCCGCATCGAGAAGGACTACTTTGACACGCGGTTTGCGCCCTTCTTCCGCACGACGCAGATGTTCATCAAGCCGACCAAGCAGGACTAC TTCGTGCACGAAACCCCCACCGGCAACGTCACTTTCGGTCCTGCTTTCGACAAAGACTTCCTGCTGGAGGTGTTTGCCCTGCAGGAACACATCGAGCAGATCGGCCAGGCGGAGGGAGCGGGTCTGGAGAAGATTTGCTATGCACCGATGACGGCCGCCGGGAAGGAGACGGAACTGAGCGAGTGCACGGTTCAGTCGGTGTTTGGTTACTTCCAGAACGATTACGACAAGTTCAACGCCAGCTATGAGAATTGGGACGGGTTTGAGATCAACTACCTGAACACGATCAACGACTGCACGAGGAATGCCTACCTGCCGGCTTGTTTTGGTCCGTATGGAGGGCCGGTAGAGCCGGGGATCGCGGTTGGAGGCTTCCCGAAGCCGGCCATGGGTGAGAGTCCGGATTACCGGTTGGCAACGGGGGTGATCGTGACGATCTTGATTAACAACAAGGCGGACAAGGAGCGGTTGGGACCGGCAATGGAGTGGGAGAAGAAGTACATTGAGTTTATCGAGCAGTACCGGAATCCGGCGATGGACATTGCGTACTCGGCGGAACGGTCGATCGAGGACGGAATCGACGCGATGTCGGAGGCGGAGCTGTACACGGTGATAATTAGCTACGTGGtgatgtttgtttacattacgATTTCGCTGGGGAAGATCAGCGGGCTGCGGACGTTCTTCAAGGAGTCGAAGATCATATTGGCGGTGGGAGGGATCGTGATCGTGCTGGTGTCTGTGGCTTGCAGTTTGGGATTCTTCGGGTATTTGAGGCTGGCGACAACCATGCTGACGATCGAGGTGATTCCGTTCCTGGTGCTGGCGGTAGGAGTGGATAATATTTTCATGCTGGTGCATGCCTTCCAGCGGGTTGATCGTGTCGAGACTCCGAATACAGCGGAAGCAATCGGATTGGCGTTGGGACAGATCGGACCGTCGATCCTGCTGACTTCCGCCAGTGAGTGTTGCTGCTTCGCCATCGGAGGATTGTCCCCGATGCCGGCTGTGAACACGTTCGCTTGGTACGCTACCGTAGCACTGTTTGTGGACTTTGTCCTGCAGATCACGGCGTTCGTCGCGCTGATGGCGATCGACGAGCGGAGAACGGCAAGCGGCAGGTTGGATCTGTTCTGCTGCATCAAAGCCGACAAGGAGTCGTTCAAAGAGGAGCGAACCGGGATTCTGGAGAAGCTCTTTGGCAGATATTACGCGCCGTTCTTGATGAAGAAGTGCGTTCGCTTGTCGGTGCTGGCGATCTTCATCGTGGTGTCTTCCCTGTCGTTGATGGTGGTTCCCAGCGTCGAGCCGGGCCTGGATCAGGAGCTGTCGATGCCGAAGGAGTCCCACCTGGTGAAGTACTTCCAGTTCATGGCGGACCTCCTCTGGATGGGACCTCCGGTGTACTTTGTGCTGAAACCTGGACTGAACTACACTCACGTCGACGATCAGAACATGGTCTGCGGTGGAGTGCTGTGCAACACGGACTCGGTGCAGACCCAGCTGTACCTGGCGTCGCTGTATCCGGAGAT AACCCGAATCGCTCGCCCCTCCTCATCCTGGCTGGACGACTACATCGACTGGCTGAGCATTGACGGATGCTGCCGATACAACGCCACTGACGGATCGTTCTGCATGAGTACCA ACACTGCCTGCCCACCATGTCCGAAGGAATTCGACGATACCGGAGTTCGCCCAACCGTGGCACAGTTCGAGCGCTACCTGGAGTTCTTCCTGTCGGACCTGCCGGACGATCGGTGCGCCAAAGCGGGACGAGCAGCCTACCTGACAGCTATGAACTACGTTGCGGACTCGCAGGGTCACGTCAACGTGCACGATTCGTACTTTATGAGCTACCATACGACGGTGGTCAAGTCGCGGGACTTTTACGAAGCGCTCGAGTGGGCGCGGAAGATCACCGACGACATTCAGGCGATGCTGGACGAACAGGTACCGGGCGTGGAGATCTTCCCGTACAGTGTGTTCTACGTGTACTACGAGCAGTATCTGACGATTTGGGGCGATACGCTGCTTTCGTTGGGACTTTCGCTGGCGGCTGTGTTTGTGGTGACGTTCCTGGTTACGGGGCTGGACATTGTCTTTTCGGCGATCGTACTGTTGATGGTGTTCTTGATCGTGCTGAACATGGGAGGGTTCATGTGGCTGTGGAACATCACGCTGAATGCGGTTTCATTGGTGAATTTGGTTATG TGCGTCGGCATCGGCGTCGAGTTCATCTCGCACATCGTGCGCTCCTTCAAGAACGAGTCCGGCACGAACGTGCAACGATCGGCGCTGGCCCTCACCAAAACCGGCAGCAGCGTCTTCTCCGGCATCACGCTGACCAAGTTTGCCGGCATCATAGTACTAGCGTTCGCCAACTCGCAGATCTTCCAGATCTTCTACTTCCGCATGTACCTCGGCATCGTGCTGATTGGGGCCGCCCACGGGTTGATCCTGCTGCCGGTGTTCCTGAGCTATGTCGGGCCGAGGTCGGTCAAGAGGGTGGCGGCGGAGGTGAAGACTTCTAATGGTACAGAATTTGTTCAACAGGAAGTTTCGGCACCAAATGAAGACACTCTGCTAAGCAGTTCGTAA
- the LOC120429178 gene encoding trypsin-1-like, whose product MASKLAVAFLVVAFLALASSRSAPRIIGGDEAAPHEFPYQLSLQWNFDHPDTVCVHFCGASLLTADYALTAGHCDVEYSVEGFPELVAAEHNVEAQEGPEQRRRVAAFVVHPGYGGGVGPNDIGVIRVERPFELNEVVQPVQLPKQLVQFQGDVTLTGWGSMSTSLYPEYPDKLRKVVLPLVDFNTCHQLWDFTTALEESNVCAGPTDGSRSACSGDSGGPLVKQLDDAAVQVGVVSWGSLPCGQPNRPTVFTGVAYFVDWIEEQLRQDA is encoded by the exons ATGGCATCGAAACTAGCGGTAGCGTTCCTCGTAGTGGCATTCCTGGCACTCGCTTCTTCCCGATCCG CTCCGCGAATCATCGGAGGAGACGAGGCCGCCCCGCACGAGTTCCCGTACCAGCTGTCCCTCCAGTGGAACTTTGACCACCCGGACACAGTTTGCGTGCACTTTTGTGGCGCTTCCCTGCTGACGGCGGACTACGCGCTGACTGCTGGCCACTGTGATGTGGAGTACTCGGTAGAAGGATTCCCCGAACTGGTTGCCGCCGAACACAACGTGGAAGCCCAGGAAGGTCCGGAGCAGAGACGCCGGGTGGCCGCGTTCGTGGTTCATCCCGGGTACGGGGGTGGGGTCGGTCCGAACGATATCGGCGTGATCCGCGTGGAGCGGCCGTTTGAGCTGAACGAGGTGGTGCAGCCGGTTCAGCTGCCGAAGCAGCTGGTGCAGTTCCAGGGAGACGTTACGCTGACCGGGTGGGGATCCATGTCGACCTCCTTGTACCCGGAATATCCCGACAAGCTGAGG AAAGTGGTCCTCCCGTTGGTAGACTTCAACACCTGCCACCAGCTGTGGGACTTTACGACCGCGCTGGAGGAGAGCAACGTCTGTGCCGGTCCCACGGACGGATCCCGGTCGGCTTGCTCCGGAGATTCCGGTGGTCCGCTGGTCAAGCAGCTGGACGATGCCGCCGTCCAGGTCGGAGTCGTGTCCTGGGGTTCGCTCCCGTGTGGGCAGCCCAACAGGCCGACGGTGTTCACCGGAGTGGCGTACTTTGTCGACTGGATCGAGGAGCAGCTGCGCCAGGATGCGTGA
- the LOC120429170 gene encoding transmembrane channel-like protein 5 has product MTRHHRRTVSDVFNIEVQEDDYASSPTTAHQVVNFGGTSNKCSPSSSSSDFQNTSDSNFLLRTDSAYRRQYHGPNRMMMAAAGLEDGEDGDLDGVHALEEDGDEFDEGGGGGGDENDKEGDGGSSQFETSGGTDCSKASRVAVDSFRRWSANFGKSIKNNKRNMYNKTIRFMPSRLQKTLSIDGDLFTTTASDVEQITLELEQREQLMEDNPLSEQLRIEAIKSMAQTLSIKRQIRANLTRTVNRRSVSRSRSVSFLRKCRYRGKMYASRFAKFAKNAFSSFELFYGSMKQIEGHFGSRISAYFKFLRWLLVLNLVLVIFMFWFVTFPQILYSGMEREALSNVTVSDVDGLSRDVLTDFHYTNVFTGTGYLNNSILFYGFYSNESFTLLPGTAEYSLPHAYFLTTIVMYVAIFVVVSLSMARSYKISFIEASGAVHNVLTHKIFCSWDFGVANEKAAQLKHANIYQELREYLAAMNRAERASGRWQKLRSTALHATAHLIVLTLIAGVSFGLWMLLKQFGGTKHFDTWSALYVSIATNVTMLVFHYIFQFISKIEDYHRSSTALNINLLRNFLLQLCIVGVLMFYWLTRPYEGCWETAIGQEIYRLIVIDFVVSVLFLTFLQGTRYAANRFYSRSISLPEFCLTSNSLGLVYNQTLLWFGLLFSPMLCVIVAVKLFLMFYVKKLSLIYFCKPPSKLWRSSQTQTLFLVLVFVSIFGVIITHAYIMTKVPVSDVCGPFRGNQYMYKLFMEGILKLRQEHIFWKIFVYVTKPAIIGGVLLTMGVITYYLRAKSKAQIAKVKLLKELLCMEAKDKEFLLANISKITRGKEWNFDKDLLNGRKNSADKYYSDPSATWRYADSPRKISGNSVLHAGDEEGPTSSGYQRIDEFTEERVRMRRF; this is encoded by the exons ATGACACGGCACCACCGCCGCACCGTGAGTGACGTGTTCAACATCGAGGTCCAGGAGGACGACTACGCGTCATCACCTACGACGGCTCATCAGGTCGTCAACTTTGGGGGCACTTCCAACAAGTgttcaccgtcgtcgtcgtccagcgACTTCCAAAACACGAGCGACAGCAACTTTCTGCTGCGCACGGATTCGGCCTACCGGCGCCAGTATCACGGTCCGAATAGGATGATGATGGCTGCGGCAGGGTTGGAGGATGGTGAAGACGGGGATCTGGACGGGGTGCACGCGTTGGAGGAGGACGGTGACGAGTTTGACGAGGGTGGTGGCGGTGGTGGCGACGAGAACGACAAGGAAGGTGACGGCGGCAGCAGCCAGTTTGAAACCAGTGGTGGCACAGATTGTAGCAAGGCGAGTCGAGTGGCAGTCGAC AGCTTCCGACGATGGTCGGCCAACTTTGGCAAGAGCATCAAGAACAATAAGCGGAACATGTACAACAAGACGATCCGGTTCATGCCGTCGCGACTGCAGAAGA CTCTCTCGATTGATGGCGACCTGTTCACGACAACGGCTTCCGACGTTGAGCAGATAACGCTGGAACTTGAGCAACGCGAGCAGCTCATGGAGGACAACCCGCTGTCGGAACAGCTGCGCATCGAAGCGATCAAGTCGATGGCACAGACGCTGTCGATCAAGCGCCAAATCCGGGCGAACCTGACCCGTACGGTGAATCGGCGGTCCGTCAGCCGGTCCCGGTCGGTCAGCTTCCTGCGCAAGTGTCGCTACCGGGGCAAGATGTACGCCAGCCGGTTCGCCAAGTTCGCCAAGAATGCGTTCAGCAGCTTTGAGCTGTTCTACGGAAGCATGAAGCAGATCGAGGGACATTTTGGGAGCCGAATCAGCGCGTATTTTAAGTTTCTTCGCTGGTTGTTGGTGCTGAATCTGGTGCTGGTGATCTTCATGTTTTGGTTCGTCACCTTTCCCCAGATACTGTACTCGGGGATGGAACGGGAGGCGCTGTCGAACGTCACCGTGAGTGACGTTGACGGGCTGTCGAGAGACGTACTGACAGACTTCCACTATACGAATGTGTTTACGGGAACG GGCTACCTCAACAACTCGATCCTGTTCTACGGCTTCTACAGCAATGAATCGTTCACCCTGCTGCCGGGAACCGCCGAGTACAGCCTGCCACACGCGTACTTCCTCACCACGATCGTCATGTATGTGGCCATCTTCGTCGTCGTATCGCTCAGCATGGCTCGCTCGTACAAGATCAGCTTCATCGAGGCGAGCGGAGCGGTCCACAACGTGCTGACGCACAAGATCTTCTGCTCGTGGGACTTTGGCGTGGCGAACGAGAAGGCGGCCCAGCTGAAGCATGCCAACATTTACCAGGAACTGCGCGAGTACCTGGCGGCGATGAACCGAGCTGAACGCGCTTCCGGCAGGTGGCAGAAGCTGCGGAGTACGGCACTTCACGCGACGGCGCACCTGATCGTGCTGACCTTGATCGCTGGCGTCAGCTTTGGGCTTTGGATGCTGCTGAAGCAGTTTGGCGGAACGAAGCACTTTGACACCTGGTCGGCGCTGTACGTGTCGATCGCGACTAATGTAACCATGCTGGTGTTTCACTACATCTTCCAGTTTATTTCCAA AATCGAAGACTACCACCGCTCCTCAACGGCGCTCAACATCAACCTCCTGCGCAACTTCCTGCTGCAGCTGTGCATCGTCGGCGTCCTCATGTTCTACTGGCTCACCCGACCCTACGAGGGCTGCTGGGAGACCGCCATCGGGCAGGAAATCTACCGCCTCATCGTGATTGACTTTGTCGTCTCCGTTCTGTTCCTGACCTTCCTACAGGGCACGCGCTACGCCGCCAACCGCTTCTACAGCCGCTCGATCTCGCTGCCCGAGTTCTGCCTCACCAGCAACAGTCTCGGACTGGTCTACAACCAGACGCTGCTCTGGTTCGGGCTGCTCTTCTCGCCGATGCTGTGCGTGATCGTGGCCGTCAAGCTGTTCCTCATGTTCTACGTCAAGAAGCTCAGCCTGATATACTTCTGCAAACCGCCGAGCAAGCTGTGGCGCTCCAGCCAGACTCAAACCCTCTTCTTGGTTCTGGTGTTCGTCTCGATCTTCGGCGTCATCATAACCCACGCGTACATCATGACCAAGGTTCCCGTCAGTGACGTTTGCGGACCGTTCCGAGGCAACCAGTACATGTACAAGCTCTTCATGGAGGGCATCCTCAAGCTAAGGCAAGAGCACATCTTCTGGAAGATCTTCGTCTACGTCACCAAACCGGCCATCATCGGCGGCGTCCTGCTGACCATGGGCGTCATCACGTACTACCTGCGCGCCAAGTCTAAAGCTCAAATCGCCAAAGTCAAGCTTCTTAAAGAACTCCTGTGCATGGAAGCAAAAGATAAAGAGTTCCTGTTGGCAAACATTAGCAAGATAACGCGTGGAAAGGAGTGGAACTTTGACAAGGATTTGCTGAACGGGAGGAAGAACAGTGCCGACAAGTACTACAGCGATCCGAGTGCCACCTGGCGGTACGCGGACAGTCCGCGTAAGATTAGCGGGAACTCGGTGCTGCACGCGGGTGATGAGGAGGGTCCGACCAGTTCCGGCTATCAGC GCATCGACGAGTTCACCGAGGAACGAGTGCGGATGAGGCGGTTTTAA
- the LOC120429177 gene encoding uncharacterized protein LOC120429177, whose protein sequence is MKEIASSAPEEEVPKPPAIVSYAFEKEIINRANAHIRVTDSFMPDVRRVPIAIKFWSKYDSTSEEAQRKLANVHKYVELLEKNITEGPREKYQEPRTENQCYGWHSGAVDPLVTEDAHLLYHPKKRQEITLIGEKINADKITQRPRFTGIPFKLPS, encoded by the exons ATGAAGGAGATTGCCTCGTCCGCCCCTGAAGAGGAAGTGCCCAAACCGCCGGCCATCGTATCGTACGCGTTCGAGAAGGAGATCATCAACCGGGCGAATGCGCACATCCGCGTGACGGACAGCTTTATGCCGGATGTGCGTCGGGTGCCGATAGCGATCAAGTTCTGGTCCAAGTACGACTCGACCTCGGAGGAGGCCCAGCGCAAGCTGGCCAACGTGCACAAGTACGTGGAGCTGCTGGAGAAGAACATCACGGAGGGACCGCGGGAAAAGTACCAGGAACCGCGGACGGAGAATCAGTG TTACGGATGGCACTCCGGCGCGGTAGACCCACTGGTAACGGAGGACGCCCACCTGTTGTACCACCCTAAGAAGCGCCAAGAAATCACCCTGATCGGCGAGAAGATCAACGCGGACAAGATCACCCAGCGACCTCGGTTCACCGGAATCCCGTTCAAACTACCCAGTTGA